The following proteins are co-located in the Calliphora vicina chromosome 2, idCalVici1.1, whole genome shotgun sequence genome:
- the Cdk5alpha gene encoding putative uncharacterized protein DDB_G0282133, with the protein MGTVLSINPKDRHNPIYSGQHYFQYNQQSEIKKDTNNDNINLTDSQLNNFSYEQLNNAKNRENKKIHCPQYPKNGNRHSNGCSNVKLSNLNSNNIHHINNSTKDTINNDLDFHNENSVILSEKGNIEKHLKKHSIFMNALSWKKISSHSRKKIDYKSKCSNLPVGNLKTQLIDSNYSSVGDKNKNSHNNCNYNDEHQNINIDNQDSCLQYLSSKEKNKHKLDIVKVNNTNCISNHNKLVQKQPLTISLPSQLQSTALPTKINNNGPRKTVIQVSFNLHVTL; encoded by the coding sequence ATGGGGACAGTATTAAGTATAAACCCAAAGGATCGTCACAATCCAATTTATTCTGGGcaacattattttcaatataatcaaCAAtcggaaataaaaaaagatacaaATAACGATAATATCAATTTAACGGACTCTCaacttaataatttttcatatgagCAATTAAATAATGCAAAGAatcgagaaaataaaaaaattcattgccCGCAGTATCCAAAAAATGGAAACAGACATAGTAATGGATGTTCAAATGTTAAACtaagtaatttaaattctaatAATATTCATCATATTAACAACAGTACTAAGGATACTATAAACAATGATCTTGATTTTCACAatgaaaattctgttatattatcggagaaaggaaatattgaaaaacatttaaagaaaCATTCAATTTTTATGAATGCATTatcatggaaaaaaatttcatctcACAGTAGGAAGAAAATTGATTATAAATCAAAATGTTCTAACCTTCCTGTTGGAAATTTAAAGACGCAACTTATTGACTCTAATTATTCCTCAGTAggagataaaaataaaaattcccatAACAATTGCAATTACAATGATGAACACCAaaacattaatatagataatcaAGATTcgtgtttgcaatatttgtcatctaaagaaaaaaataaacacaaactaGATATCGTTAAAGTAAATAACACTAATTGTATATCAAATCACAACAAACTAGTACAAAAACAACCATTAACAATATCTCTACCATCACAATTGCAGTCTACAGCGTTACCaacaaaaatcaacaataatGGACCcaggaaaactgttatacaggtaagttttaatttacatgtcACTCTTTAA